The following nucleotide sequence is from Pedobacter sp. PACM 27299.
ATAAAACCTAAAAGCCCAATTTTAATTGTTTTTGGAACAATTAATAATATAGAAACTGTGATTTCTACCAAAGGAACGAGCAAGCCAATAAGCCCCGCATATGATCCAATGAGAGATACCCTCATTAAGCCTTTAACAAAAGTATTATAATCAGCTAATTTGCTATAAGCAGAAGATAAAAACAAAAAAATGCACGCCAGACAAATACAAAATATTACTATCTCTTTGGTGTTTTCTTGAAATTTGGATGCTTCTTTTACTAATTTAGTTCCCATAACTCAGTAGCAATTGATCTATCAATGTGTAATTTGGGTTAACCCCTCAGCAGGTGCGTAACCTGCTTTTTCTAAGAATACTCTTTGTCACGGCTTTCCTTTCTTTTTTAAATGAAAATTTGAACGAACTGTAAATTAAAGTTCGGTTGTAAATGAAAAAAAACACCAGACATTTGGGGTAAAAAAATCGGGCTTTTGTGTTAGAAAAAGGGGATAAATGTCCGATTAAGAATATTATTGGCAGATTTTAATAACTCTCATTTCTTACGTAGCCTGCTCAAAGTTTTTACGTTTATTTTAAGATATTGGGCTATATGTTGGATTTCTAACCTTTTATATATGTCGGGATACAATTTCTCCAGTTTTTTTACCCTTTCATATGCTGGATATCTAAAGTCTGCCAAATATTGCAACCGAAGCTTATCATAATGGCTCCTAATATTCTCAGTTAGTAATTCAACATCAGGAAATTCATTTTTCAGCATCGTAAAATCTGCAAAAGGTATCCCAACGAAGTGAGTATCTTCTAAAAGCATGATATAACTTTGCGATGGTTCCCTGCTGAATAAGCCAGGAGTGGTGTATGGAAAATCTCTTTCAAACCAAAAATTTGTGGTAGTCTCTTCAAGTGTAAGTGGATCAACAAACAGTTCAATAGCAGACCCATGATATATAAACAATCCAGATTCCTGGATCTGCTTGTAACTTAATACTCTTGTACCCTTTTTATAGGTGACTTCATATAATTTCTCCTGGACTTTTATTTTAAATCCAGAGGAGATTTGAGGGTAGTACCTTTCAAATTCCTCGAATAACATTTTATATGCTGGATTAGTCATCTGCTCTTATGCCGTTTACCGAAAGTAAAAAGTCAATTGTTAATCATACCGGTTTATAAATTCATAGTAGTCACTTTTTTCTTGAAAAAACTTGCATCCTGTTAACTGCTTAATAAAGTTCATTTTGTTCAAGAAATTTCATTAACAACGGCAATAAACAAATTTTTAATCATCAATTTGCATGACACTTTACTTTGCAAAATCTGTAACATTGCCCTAAAATGAGGCTCAAATGGGCTTTAAACGTTGATTTTAGGTGACAAAAATAAATTACTTATTTTATCACTTTATTGTGATATTTACTATAGTTGTTGCACGCTGCTGAAAATCAGATACTTGATGGCCTTTTGTGAGACTATCAGCAATATGCAATTGGTTAGGAACGAGAAAGGAAAACACAAGTGATTGCTGGATTTATTCAAGTAGATGCCTTTATGGAGGCTGTCTCTGTGCTGAAAGAAAATTGTTGCCTGAATGATTCTTCAGGGCGCAATGGGAAAACTGTGTTATTTAGCATTTGGTCTGAACTCACCTGTGATTTAGAAACTAGAATAAATGAACAGGATGATAAACTAGCCATGTTCATTAAAATGGCACAAAATACATTAACTGAATTTTCAAATAATTTATATCACCTTCATCAGCAATTTGAGCCTTGTAATGATAATTGTCGGTCAGACATTCAAGCTTGTCTCAAAGAAATAGGATTGCAGTCGGTGAAGAAATTAGAGGAATTATTTGATAACTATCCTGATCACTTTGACGTAAATGGCAATATTCCGTTTTGGCTAGTCTATAATAATAAGCAGGCTATACCGCTACATAAAACAATAATCCATAAAATGCAGGTTAAACATATTGAACCTGACCTCATATTAATCTTGGATAGCTATCTAATCGGTCTTCATCACCCCGAAAATAATGCGATCAAATCCTGGAGGCAGTACCTTTACATGCAAAATTTGGTTGATGTACTAGTTGTTTATCTTGACCAGGCAGAGGTTGGAGAGACAATGAAATTGATCAAGCTCCTAATTGGTCAGAACTTTAATCCATTGCCTTTTTATGAATTTTTCCTTGAATACGCTGTTACAATAGTAAGTCCAGATATGCCATATGAGGATCAAGAGATGGAATGGCTGGTATTATTGAAAATCATTGATAATATTAGACCAGAAATTAAAGATGGTTACAATACCGAGGTACCGACAATTTTGGAGTCAATTTCCAGTTATGTTCACCGGGAACTGGATATTATTTCAAAAATGAAAGCGGTTATTGCTCCATTTCCAACTGATGGTAAAGGGAAACGAGGCTCCAACTATTATTTTTCTGTTAGTACTACTATTGAAGAG
It contains:
- a CDS encoding Crp/Fnr family transcriptional regulator, yielding MTNPAYKMLFEEFERYYPQISSGFKIKVQEKLYEVTYKKGTRVLSYKQIQESGLFIYHGSAIELFVDPLTLEETTTNFWFERDFPYTTPGLFSREPSQSYIMLLEDTHFVGIPFADFTMLKNEFPDVELLTENIRSHYDKLRLQYLADFRYPAYERVKKLEKLYPDIYKRLEIQHIAQYLKINVKTLSRLRKK
- a CDS encoding MauE/DoxX family redox-associated membrane protein; the encoded protein is MGTKLVKEASKFQENTKEIVIFCICLACIFLFLSSAYSKLADYNTFVKGLMRVSLIGSYAGLIGLLVPLVEITVSILLIVPKTIKIGLLGFIGVMSVFTIYISSMLLWAEKLPCHCNLIINSFTWGQHIWFNLAFMGIAAFALRISKKNVKS